One part of the Suncus etruscus isolate mSunEtr1 chromosome 2, mSunEtr1.pri.cur, whole genome shotgun sequence genome encodes these proteins:
- the TFAP4 gene encoding transcription factor AP-4 has protein sequence MEYFMVPTQKVPSLQHFRKTEKEVIGGLCSLANIPLTPETQRDQERRIRREIANSNERRRMQSINAGFQSLKTLIPHTDGEKLSKAAILQQTAEYIFSLEQEKTRLLQQNTQLKRFIQELSGSSPKRRRAEDKDEGIGSPDIWEDEKAEDLRREMIELRQQLDKERSVRMMLEEQVRSLEAHMYPEKLKVIAQQVQLQQQQEQVRLLHQEKLEREQQHLRTQLLPPPAPTHHPTVIVPAPPPPPSHHINVVTMGPSSVINSVSTSRQNLDTIVQAIQHIEGTQERLEQEEEQRRAVIVKPVRSCPEAQASDTASDSETSDSDAMDQSREEPAGLGGFP, from the exons ATGGAGTATTTCATGGTGCCCACTCAGAAGGTGCCCTCTTTGCAACATTTcaggaaaacagagaaagaagtgATAGGAGGGCTGTGTAG CTTGGCCAATATTCCACTGACCCCGGAGACTCAGCGGGACCAAGAGCGGCGGATTCGGCGGGAGATTGCCAATAGCAACGAGCGGAGACGCATGCAGAGCATCAACGCGGGCTTCCAGTCCCTGAAGACCCTCATTCCCCACACAGACGGAGAGAAGCTCAGCAAG GCAGCCATCCTCCAGCAGACAGCGGAGTACATCTTCTCTCTGGAACAGGAGAAGACACGGCTGCTGCAGCAGAACACGCAGCTCAAGCGCTTCATCCAG GAGCTGAGTGGCTCGTCTCCCAAGCGACGGCGAGCTGAGGACAAGGATGAGGGCATCGGCTCTCCGGACATCTGGGAGGATGAGAAGGCGGAAGACTTGCGGCGGGAGATGATTGAGCTTCGACAGCAGCTTGACAAGGAGCGCTCGGTGCGCATGATGCTGGAGGAGCAG GTTCGCTCGCTGGAAGCCCACATGTACCCCGAGAAGCTTAAGGTCATCGCTCAGCAGGTGCAGttgcagcagcagcaggaacagGTGCGGCTGCTGCACCAGGAGAAGCTGGAGCGGGAGCAGCAGCACCTACGGACTCAG CTGCTGCCCCCTCCAgcccccacccaccaccccacGGTGATCGTGCCTGCGCCCCCTCCTCCACCCTCCCACCACATCAACGTCGTCACCATGGGCCCCTCATCAGTCATCAACTCTGTGTCTACGTCCAGGCAAAACCTGGACACCATCGTGCAG GCGATCCAGCACATCGAGGGCACCCAGGAGCGgctggagcaggaggaggagcagCGCAGGGCGGTGATTGTTAAGCCTGTCCGCAGCTGCCCCGAGGCCCAGGCCTCCGACACGGCCTCCGACTCGGAGACCTCGGACAGTGATGCCATGGACCAGAGCCGGGAGGAGCCGGCCGGGCTGGGGGGGTTCCCCTGA